From Deinococcus aquaticus, one genomic window encodes:
- a CDS encoding ISAs1 family transposase, with the protein MTQPISPLPFLTQIPDWRDPTRIHYPWDALWTVILTGLLAGPPNILALTQWLAGHREVLAQHLGLDRLPQQAMIYRFFWALDQHLPELQGALLDWVKAQHPTAHDRLVVLAGDGKVLKGSAREGRTALSFLSVFFHELALTVAQVDQAGRHEAKGMQDLLPTLTTLFGKGWLMTLDAAYTKRELTTRINEAGGAYLVPLKNNTRSLKEWARFAFMYPAHDQVMDVERRSGEVWERRTSVITGAQVPEEIKEGLCGVQTLIRREHQVTRRDGTQRVEVRYAVSSRLLTAQEAERIWRGHWGIENRSHHCRDVVLHEDACRLRKGAQGRAMLNGVVVALLSGKTRQITALVRRLTLDPLLALQLLIPELASR; encoded by the coding sequence GTGACACAACCCATCAGCCCGCTCCCATTTCTAACCCAAATTCCAGACTGGCGTGACCCTACGCGCATCCATTACCCGTGGGACGCCCTCTGGACCGTCATTCTCACTGGCCTCCTCGCCGGGCCACCCAACATCCTCGCCCTCACCCAGTGGCTCGCCGGACACCGCGAGGTGCTGGCACAGCACCTTGGCCTCGACCGCCTCCCCCAGCAGGCCATGATCTACCGCTTTTTCTGGGCACTGGATCAGCATCTTCCTGAACTGCAAGGCGCCCTGCTGGACTGGGTGAAGGCTCAACATCCCACGGCGCATGACCGCCTGGTCGTCCTCGCCGGTGACGGCAAAGTCCTGAAAGGGAGTGCACGAGAGGGCCGAACGGCCCTCTCGTTCTTGTCGGTCTTCTTCCATGAGCTGGCGCTGACCGTCGCTCAGGTCGATCAGGCCGGACGTCATGAAGCCAAAGGGATGCAGGATCTGCTCCCCACCCTCACGACCCTCTTCGGGAAAGGGTGGCTCATGACGTTGGACGCCGCCTACACCAAGCGGGAACTCACCACTCGAATCAACGAGGCAGGCGGAGCCTACCTCGTCCCACTCAAGAACAACACCCGCTCACTCAAGGAATGGGCGAGGTTCGCGTTCATGTACCCGGCGCACGATCAGGTTATGGACGTCGAGCGGCGCAGCGGGGAGGTCTGGGAACGGCGTACGTCGGTGATCACCGGCGCACAGGTCCCCGAGGAGATCAAGGAAGGGCTGTGTGGCGTGCAGACGTTGATCCGTCGTGAACATCAGGTCACGCGCCGCGATGGCACACAACGGGTCGAGGTCCGGTATGCCGTCAGCAGCCGGCTGCTGACGGCTCAGGAAGCGGAGCGCATCTGGCGCGGTCACTGGGGTATTGAGAATCGAAGCCACCATTGCCGGGATGTCGTGCTGCACGAGGATGCGTGTCGGTTGCGCAAAGGAGCACAGGGACGGGCGATGCTCAATGGCGTGGTTGTTGCGCTGCTCAGTGGAAAAACCCGTCAGATCACGGCGCTGGTGCGCCGCCTGACCCTTGATCCATTGCTCGCTCTCCAACTCCTGATTCCTGAACTCGCGTCAAGATAA
- a CDS encoding YqjF family protein: MTRPWVLRMQWLDLCFLHWPVPAGALQRTLPRGVQLDTYGSQAYLGVVPFQMEGVSPTGLPDVPGLSAFPELNLRTYVTVNGERGVWFYSLDVTQPVAAALARTLFHLPYRHSRMWVDRQGDVTRYASELRAPGTPGGGQFAGAYRPVGDPLQVSGDSLETWLTDRLRLFSADRAGHVYRGVIRHTAWPLRRAQAEVHVNTLAAPLGLTLSGPPHALHAERLDVRAQWIERVL; encoded by the coding sequence GTGACGCGCCCCTGGGTGCTGCGGATGCAGTGGCTTGACCTGTGTTTCCTGCACTGGCCGGTTCCCGCCGGGGCGTTGCAGCGCACGCTTCCGCGTGGCGTGCAGCTGGACACGTACGGTTCTCAGGCGTACCTGGGCGTCGTGCCGTTCCAGATGGAGGGCGTCTCCCCCACCGGGCTGCCGGACGTGCCGGGTCTGAGCGCCTTCCCGGAACTGAACCTGCGGACCTACGTGACCGTGAACGGCGAGCGCGGCGTGTGGTTCTACAGCCTGGACGTCACGCAGCCTGTGGCGGCAGCCCTGGCCCGTACCCTGTTTCACCTGCCGTACCGGCACAGCCGCATGTGGGTGGACCGGCAGGGCGACGTGACCCGCTACGCCAGCGAACTGCGCGCGCCCGGCACGCCCGGTGGTGGGCAGTTCGCCGGAGCGTACCGGCCGGTCGGAGACCCGCTGCAGGTGAGCGGCGACTCGCTGGAGACGTGGCTGACCGACCGGTTGCGTCTGTTCTCGGCCGACCGGGCCGGGCACGTGTACCGGGGTGTAATCAGACACACAGCGTGGCCACTACGGCGTGCGCAGGCGGAGGTTCACGTGAATACCCTGGCCGCCCCGCTGGGCCTGACCCTGAGCGGCCCGCCCCACGCGCTGCACGCCGAACGCCTGGATGTGCGCGCCCAGTGGATCGAACGGGTCCTGTAA
- a CDS encoding PA2169 family four-helix-bundle protein, whose translation MTMNNETVLDKLQYLLGTLRDGEKGFADAAEHATDPKLKALFTERSAQRQQLAAEIEQKIAAHGDKPREGGSVGAALHRTWLNVRDAVTGRDDYAVVAEAERGEDVAVENYQDVLKEAELPAEIRAFVEGQFSRVKASHDQIRDLKHSMQAS comes from the coding sequence ATGACCATGAACAACGAAACCGTGCTCGATAAACTCCAGTACCTGCTCGGCACCCTGCGCGACGGCGAGAAAGGCTTTGCCGACGCCGCCGAGCACGCCACCGACCCGAAACTCAAGGCCCTGTTCACCGAACGCAGCGCCCAGCGCCAGCAACTGGCCGCCGAGATCGAGCAGAAGATCGCCGCTCACGGCGACAAGCCCCGCGAGGGCGGCAGCGTGGGCGCCGCGCTGCACCGCACCTGGCTGAACGTCCGCGACGCCGTCACGGGCCGCGACGACTACGCCGTGGTCGCCGAAGCGGAACGCGGTGAGGACGTGGCCGTCGAGAACTACCAAGACGTGCTGAAAGAGGCCGAGCTGCCCGCCGAGATCCGCGCCTTCGTGGAAGGACAGTTCAGCCGCGTGAAGGCCAGCCACGACCAGATCCGCGACCTGAAACACAGCATGCAGGCCAGCTGA
- a CDS encoding HAMP domain-containing protein encodes MKYTVVIRQPVADSMRQVLEQQLMERFGLNGEQAQRLSARRSGRLMKPTGRARAELLLSMFQAVGSSVSLEEVRDETNLISEPFQGVAPPARQVVSALVTTAPDDAPLAPSLPQPSASQDLADLRASAVWPEVKFSDDSVASLPRAEDALFGAGLGTDPFAPLPAADDWRTPNAAPVLDMGEFTPGSLFAAEPVLPGSSAAPADLLAGPAPRTGPSSEPSSFGQGLTGGPSGSGGAAVMAAPEVASADVWSDFTGALSMPAAAAPEVAPEVQLRPMDAVVVTPLADAPGSAASRRSSLSRRMAVGALVPLGVSSALTLGVLALTLPNLQGQLVKRNAQAVAVAVGTNLDPTRSQSIAAQLQALVSSSSVGFVQIELRDGTRYFRSQTPELDDLLNPEISNWLIENPKQSTFTQTVNPSETYRKMAEELKSVGAGTENDTLKLDKLAADPVNQRSTRVNYIVQKISVLENAGVRSVSTTPTESDNPNLLYSVAVGVENAAQAATLRNTLLLVLFVSLLALGLAAYLAVRAAQRVVEPIERLVRVADAISMGDLSRPVQPERNDEIGDLAQALERMRLSLDSAMERLRRRKRS; translated from the coding sequence ATGAAGTACACGGTCGTCATCCGGCAGCCCGTTGCGGACAGCATGCGGCAGGTTCTGGAACAGCAGCTGATGGAACGCTTCGGGCTGAACGGCGAGCAGGCCCAGCGCCTCAGCGCCCGCCGTTCGGGCCGCCTGATGAAACCCACGGGCCGGGCCCGCGCCGAACTGCTGCTGTCCATGTTCCAGGCGGTGGGGTCCAGCGTGTCACTGGAAGAGGTGCGCGACGAGACCAACCTGATCAGCGAGCCCTTCCAGGGTGTGGCCCCGCCGGCGCGTCAGGTGGTATCCGCGCTGGTCACGACCGCACCGGACGACGCGCCCCTGGCCCCCAGTCTGCCCCAGCCCAGCGCGTCGCAGGACCTCGCGGACCTGCGGGCCTCGGCGGTCTGGCCGGAAGTGAAGTTCAGTGACGACAGCGTGGCCTCCCTGCCGCGCGCCGAGGACGCCCTGTTCGGCGCGGGGCTGGGTACGGATCCGTTCGCGCCTCTGCCCGCCGCAGACGACTGGCGTACCCCGAACGCCGCGCCCGTGCTGGACATGGGTGAATTCACGCCGGGCAGTCTGTTCGCCGCCGAGCCGGTTCTGCCGGGCAGTTCCGCCGCGCCGGCTGACCTGCTGGCCGGGCCGGCTCCCAGGACCGGGCCGTCCAGTGAACCCTCCTCCTTCGGCCAGGGTCTGACCGGCGGTCCGTCCGGGTCGGGCGGCGCGGCCGTCATGGCCGCCCCGGAGGTAGCCAGCGCCGACGTCTGGAGTGATTTCACGGGTGCGCTCAGCATGCCCGCCGCCGCCGCACCCGAAGTGGCCCCGGAAGTGCAGCTGCGGCCCATGGACGCGGTGGTCGTCACGCCCCTGGCCGACGCGCCGGGCTCGGCCGCCAGTCGCCGCAGCAGCCTGTCGCGCCGCATGGCGGTCGGAGCGCTCGTGCCGCTGGGCGTGTCCAGCGCGCTGACGCTGGGCGTGCTGGCCCTGACCCTCCCCAACCTGCAGGGGCAACTCGTCAAGCGCAACGCGCAGGCGGTCGCCGTGGCCGTCGGAACGAACCTCGACCCGACCCGCAGTCAGTCCATCGCGGCGCAGTTGCAGGCACTGGTCAGCAGTTCCAGCGTGGGCTTCGTGCAGATCGAATTGCGCGACGGCACCCGGTACTTCCGCAGTCAGACGCCGGAACTGGACGACCTGCTGAACCCGGAGATCAGCAACTGGCTGATCGAGAACCCCAAGCAGTCCACGTTCACCCAGACCGTCAACCCGTCCGAGACCTACCGGAAGATGGCCGAGGAACTGAAGTCCGTGGGGGCCGGTACTGAGAACGACACCCTGAAACTGGACAAGCTGGCCGCCGATCCCGTCAACCAGCGCAGCACCCGCGTGAACTACATCGTGCAGAAGATCTCGGTGCTGGAGAACGCGGGCGTGCGCAGCGTCAGCACCACGCCCACCGAGAGCGACAACCCCAACCTGCTGTACTCGGTTGCGGTCGGGGTGGAGAACGCCGCGCAGGCCGCCACGCTGCGCAACACGCTGCTGCTGGTGCTGTTCGTATCCCTGCTGGCCCTGGGACTGGCCGCGTATCTGGCCGTGCGGGCCGCGCAGCGCGTCGTGGAACCCATCGAGCGTCTGGTGCGCGTCGCCGACGCCATCAGCATGGGCGACCTGTCCCGCCCGGTGCAGCCGGAACGCAACGACGAGATCGGCGACCTCGCGCAGGCCCTGGAACGCATGCGCCTGAGCCTGGATTCCGCCATGGAACGCCTGCGCCGCCGCAAACGCAGCTGA